TTGTAGGCCAACGAGGCTTTCGCCAGAGGTATCCCAAGTTGTTTCTTAACATCTGGGGAACTACGCAATGGTGTCCGGTCCTCTGCAACGTAAGGGTAGAATGGGCTGGCTTGAGTCACCAGGTCCACTCATTGGTCGCGACTGAGATGCTCGAGAAAGCCGCGTATTTTTATCTCGTGGCGCAGTATAGAGATGGAGCTTGCCGTGTTGGGGGTTTGATTTATTGTGTTGTCGTTTCGCGCATATCGATGTATAAGCAACACTCCTCCCGGCTGTCAATTGACCACCGTCGGGCGAAAGGTGGATTGTCGTGGTTGACGTGAGCTGAGGTGGGGCTGACAGCGCGCCCGTGTCTCCGACCGGCAACAACAGGAGCACTGACGGCTTGGCACTGATGCTCTCATCGCAAATCTCTCGCACTTGCACCATCCTCCATCTGCATTGTCCCGCCCAGTCCATCTTCCTCTATACCCCATCCCATCCATCATGTTCGCTGCCAGGAACGCTTTCGCCCAGGCCCAGCGCCGCGCCTTCTCTGCGTCGGCCCGCCAGGTACGCCCACGCCCAGCCGCAGCTCCGAGGCGACTCAGCAGCTTTTTGCGAACACGTCGATGGCTCGATGGGTGCCATTGAGCGACTTGTGCTAACGCAGTCAATTGCAGTCCTCCAAGGTCACCGTCCTCGGTGCCGCCGGTGGCATCGGCCAGCCGCTCTCGCTCCTCCTCAAGCTCAACCCTCGCGTTAGCAAGCTCTCCCTGTACGACATCCGCCTCGCCCCCGGTAAGCTGGCCCATTGTTGATATACATCGATAACAAGGAACACACTGACACGCACAGGTGTCGCCGCCGACATTGGCCACATCAACACCAAGAGCGAGGTCACCGGCCACGCTGCCACGCCCTCCGGCCTGGCCGAGGCCCTCAAGGGCGCTGAGATCGTTGTCATCCCCGCTGGTGTCCCTCGCAAGCCCGGCATGACCCGTGACGACCTGTTCAACACCAACGCCTCCATCGTCCGCGACCTCGCCAAGGCTGCCGCCGAGCACGCCCCCGAGGCCAACATCCTCATCATCTCCAACCCGGTGCGCACGGCGAATCCCTGCTTGTTTGACCTGCATGCTGACTTGCCCAGGTCAACTCCACCGTCCCCATCACCGCCGAGGTCTTCAAGGCCAAGGGCGTCTACAACCCCAAGCGCCTCTTCGGTGTCACCACCCTTGATGTCGTCCGTGCCTCGCGCTTCATCTCGCAGCTGAAGAACAACGACCCCGCCAGCGAGAACATCACCGTCGTCGGTGGCCACTCGGGCGCGACCATTGTCCCCCTCCTGTCGCAGTCGGGCTACAACCTGTCTGGCGAGCAGCTCGACAGCTACGTCAAGCGCGTGCAGTTTGGCGGAGACGAGGTTGTCCAGGCCAAGGAGGGCGCTGGATCCGCCACGCTGTCCATGGCCATGGCCGGTGCCCGCTTCACCGAGTCGCTGCTCAAGGCCGCGCAGGGCCAGAAGAACGTCATCGAGCCCACGTTTGTCGACTCTCCCCTGTACAAGGACCAGGGCGTCGAGTACTTTGCGTCCAACGTCGAGCTCGGCCCCAACGGTGTCGAGAAGATCCACCCGGTCGGCAAGATCACCGAGTACGAGCAGAAGCTGCTCGACGCCTGCTTGGCCGACCTCAAGGGCAACATCACCAAGGGTGTCAAGTTCGCCAAGGAGAACCCGTGAATGTGATATAGTATGATGTATGACAGGGGAAGGAGAGGGTTGTACATTAGTAATGAAAGATTATACTCCACTGGAACTGTAATGAAAGGTTGTGCATCACCGGAACTGCAACTAGACTAACGGCTGCTGGAATTGTTATGTGCCTGGTGTTATCAGCGATGCAACTAGAGCGAGCCTTGTTTCGAATCCGAATCTGTACCTTGTCTCTCTTTTACACGCAAAGACACGCTCTATATTAAATCTTACTTGGTTTTGTTATTATTTTTATCTTCAAACTTCAACTCTCTTCCTATTACATAAGTCGTCTAACTAATAGATATATACAGTGTGAGTTCCAGTACCTCTCTGTAAGAACACTGCACCTATCTAGGCGCTGTAGCTAAGGTAGGGCTTTAAGCTAAAGCCTTGCATATTCACACACTTTATACATTTATCTTACTAAAGTTTTTTAAATTATCTTGCTAAGGTTTTTAgaattgttcttcttctctaaCTTAGATACTTTTATTATTGTGTAAGCTACTTATATCAAGGGTATTATGTACGATGCACTTGGAAAAGGAGAGGGAATTCCTGTACACTTTCTCTCTGGCTAAATAAGAAAAAAAAGAGATGTGCTACGCTACATACAAGCACTAAATTAGGTAAGGCTTTAAGCTAAAGCCTTACATATTCACATACTTTATGTGTTTATCTTACTAAGTTTTTTGtattgttcttcttctctaaCTTAGATACTTTCATTATTGTGTAAGCTACTTACATCAAGGGTATTATGTACAATGCACTTGGAAAAGGAGAGGGAATCCCTGTACACTTTCTCTCTAGCTAAACAAGACTGAAAAGAGACGTGCCGCACACAGGCACTACACCGAGTGCTGTGGTGCAGTACAGGAACGTGGAGTGTGGAAAGTGGAATCTAGCAAGTAGCGCGCCGTCTATCGCCTAGCGACCTGTGCGGAGAGGTATTCGAGGATCTGGGGGTTCTTCGTCAGTCACCAAAAAACACGAGGGATTGATGCAAGTCGTGTCAGACTCACCTGCGGCGGAATGGTGCCATGGTTGACGAGATTCTTGCTCAGGATCTTGACCACCTCAAACTGCTCTTCGTGCGTGAGGCCCGTGATGGCGGCCTCGATGACGCCGCCGACAGTGGTGTGGTGCGTGGCGACGAAGCTCGAGTAGTAGAAGAAGGCGATGGAGCCCATGATGAACTGGCAGTCAAAGCGGTCCGTCATGCCGCCGTGGCCGGGGATGGAGTCGCCAAAGTCTTTGATCTTGAAGGTGCGCTTGAGGCCCGAGGCGAAGAAGCCGCCAAAGGGCGCGATGAGCGAGGCGAAGGTGGCGAGAATGACCATGTGGAACTGCACGGGCATGATGTCAAAGGTGCGCGGGATGGGGAGGTAGGCGGGGATGACCTCGGGAATGAAAGGGAGGGTGTAGTTGCGCGAGAGGAAGACAGGGTTGGGCTTGCACTCGAGACCGGTCAGGACGTTTGCGCCGAGGTCGTTGACGGGGCAGATGAAGAACTTGTATTGGGCCAGGAAGTGAGTGGCGAGGACGCCCCAGATGATTGTGAAGAACCAGGCGCCGAGGAAGCCCTCCCACGTCTTCTTGGGCGAGATCTGGATCAGCTGGTGGCGGCCAAAGGTGA
The window above is part of the Ascochyta rabiei chromosome 1, complete sequence genome. Proteins encoded here:
- a CDS encoding Malate dehydrogenase, translated to MFAARNAFAQAQRRAFSASARQSSKVTVLGAAGGIGQPLSLLLKLNPRVSKLSLYDIRLAPGVAADIGHINTKSEVTGHAATPSGLAEALKGAEIVVIPAGVPRKPGMTRDDLFNTNASIVRDLAKAAAEHAPEANILIISNPVNSTVPITAEVFKAKGVYNPKRLFGVTTLDVVRASRFISQLKNNDPASENITVVGGHSGATIVPLLSQSGYNLSGEQLDSYVKRVQFGGDEVVQAKEGAGSATLSMAMAGARFTESLLKAAQGQKNVIEPTFVDSPLYKDQGVEYFASNVELGPNGVEKIHPVGKITEYEQKLLDACLADLKGNITKGVKFAKENP